The Acinetobacter sp. GSS19 genome includes a region encoding these proteins:
- the lnt gene encoding apolipoprotein N-acyltransferase produces MRAYFDKLLSPSSTEKQLPLIFPLLISLCAGALFSFALAPYHYWWIALLSPALLYATLSKRSARQAFFIGWFYGIGLWFVGAFWLYTSIHVYGDTNAAVSVLLIGIMALVMGLFTAVQSWLYRRFFPETPLTFAPLWILSEWSKTWLFTGFPWLFAGYAFTERFLDAYAPIFGVFGVSFVVVILACAVVEICKGRFFWLIPSALLLLGAWGAAQLSFVEQKPGKPLSVSLIQGNIPQDLKWLTEYQNKTLMIYVNLSQSEWGRDLIVWPESSIPLFQTDIQPFLQAMATQARQTGTAWVTGIPYWDQPESQQTGHAMYYNSIMASGHEASGLYKKQRLVPFGEYIPLSGMLSWVLPGLQNDVSLSGFSRGAREQKPLLVHRHPLGSAICYEVAYPNLTRRNASDSDFLVTVSNDAWFTGTAGPWQHLQMVQMRAKENGRWFIRATNTGVTAFIDHEGHIVKQAPQDQATVLRGDLPAMQGLTPYTRFSDWPILAFALFLLILGWIYRPRVVDVSFKSRR; encoded by the coding sequence ATGAGAGCCTATTTTGACAAGCTGCTAAGTCCCTCTTCCACAGAGAAACAGCTGCCACTAATTTTTCCTTTGTTGATTTCGCTCTGTGCGGGTGCCCTGTTCAGCTTTGCGCTGGCACCCTACCATTATTGGTGGATCGCACTGCTCTCTCCGGCACTGCTGTATGCAACACTGAGCAAACGCTCTGCCCGCCAAGCATTCTTTATCGGCTGGTTTTACGGTATCGGCTTGTGGTTTGTCGGAGCATTCTGGCTTTACACCTCCATTCATGTCTATGGTGACACCAATGCAGCCGTCAGTGTCCTGCTGATTGGGATTATGGCCCTGGTCATGGGCTTGTTTACTGCTGTACAAAGCTGGTTGTACCGTCGTTTTTTCCCGGAAACCCCACTGACTTTTGCACCGCTGTGGATTCTCTCTGAATGGTCAAAAACCTGGCTGTTTACCGGATTCCCTTGGCTGTTTGCGGGCTATGCCTTTACCGAGCGTTTTCTCGATGCCTATGCTCCCATTTTTGGGGTGTTTGGCGTGTCTTTCGTGGTGGTCATTCTGGCCTGTGCCGTGGTGGAAATCTGCAAGGGACGTTTCTTCTGGCTCATTCCTTCCGCATTGCTGTTACTCGGTGCATGGGGCGCAGCGCAACTGAGTTTTGTCGAACAGAAACCTGGAAAACCACTCAGCGTTTCGCTTATCCAGGGCAACATCCCACAAGATTTAAAATGGCTGACCGAATATCAGAACAAAACCCTGATGATTTACGTCAATCTCAGTCAGAGCGAATGGGGGCGTGATCTTATCGTCTGGCCGGAATCCTCGATTCCACTCTTTCAAACCGATATTCAACCCTTCTTGCAGGCTATGGCGACTCAAGCTCGGCAAACAGGAACAGCTTGGGTAACCGGTATTCCCTACTGGGATCAGCCAGAATCACAGCAGACCGGTCATGCCATGTACTACAACTCGATTATGGCCAGCGGTCACGAAGCATCGGGACTGTATAAGAAACAGCGCTTGGTGCCGTTTGGCGAATATATTCCCCTTTCCGGCATGCTCAGCTGGGTTTTACCCGGCCTACAAAACGATGTCAGTCTGAGTGGTTTTTCACGGGGTGCTAGAGAGCAAAAGCCACTGCTCGTCCATCGACATCCTCTGGGTTCTGCGATTTGTTACGAAGTGGCATACCCGAATCTGACCCGTCGTAATGCCAGCGACAGCGATTTTCTGGTGACAGTATCCAATGATGCCTGGTTCACGGGTACAGCTGGCCCATGGCAGCATTTACAGATGGTGCAGATGCGTGCCAAAGAAAATGGTCGCTGGTTTATCCGTGCCACCAATACCGGCGTGACGGCTTTTATTGACCATGAAGGACATATTGTCAAACAGGCACCACAGGATCAAGCTACCGTGTTACGCGGAGATTTACCGGCCATGCAAGGACTTACCCCTTACACCCGTTTCAGTGACTGGCCGATCTTAGCTTTCGCCCTGTTCCTGCTGATTTTAGGCTGGATCTACCGCCCACGCGTGGTTGATGTATCGTTTAAATCACGGCGCTAA
- a CDS encoding HlyC/CorC family transporter, translated as MNEESGPSWGMRGLRKWLSTAPETRDELLKLVQDSRRFLEPDTVAMLEGVLDLPATKIREVMTPRTAMISLQEDDELLDILHVLIESAHSRFPVFSSDQPDNVVGILLAKDLLPFLTERNHKVDIRALMRQPLFVPESARSDQVMRMLKNTQTHIAIVIDEYGSTAGLVTLEDILEEIVGEIEDEHDKVDEEAQYIIPDPSHSTANAWMVQALTPIEHFNTVLDAEFSDDEVETVGGLLLQEMGLVSDLQGQVIELGDWQFTIVEADARTIHLIRAVRK; from the coding sequence ATGAACGAGGAATCAGGCCCGTCGTGGGGGATGCGTGGTTTACGCAAGTGGCTCAGTACCGCACCGGAAACTCGCGACGAACTGTTAAAATTAGTACAAGATTCACGTCGTTTTTTAGAACCTGATACAGTCGCCATGCTAGAAGGCGTGCTGGATTTACCTGCAACCAAAATCCGCGAAGTCATGACTCCGCGTACAGCGATGATCAGCTTGCAAGAAGATGATGAACTGCTGGATATTCTGCATGTCCTGATTGAGTCAGCACACTCACGTTTCCCGGTATTTTCATCGGATCAACCCGATAATGTCGTTGGTATTTTGCTGGCCAAAGATCTGCTTCCTTTCCTCACCGAACGCAATCACAAGGTCGATATTCGAGCCTTGATGCGCCAGCCTTTGTTTGTCCCAGAAAGCGCCCGCTCTGACCAGGTCATGCGTATGCTGAAAAACACCCAAACGCATATTGCCATTGTAATCGATGAATACGGTTCTACGGCTGGCCTCGTTACCTTAGAAGATATTCTGGAAGAGATTGTCGGTGAAATCGAAGATGAACACGACAAGGTCGATGAAGAAGCGCAATACATCATTCCCGATCCAAGCCATAGCACAGCCAATGCCTGGATGGTACAAGCACTTACACCAATTGAACATTTCAACACTGTATTAGATGCTGAATTTTCTGACGATGAAGTAGAAACTGTCGGCGGTTTACTGCTTCAGGAAATGGGTCTAGTGAGTGATTTGCAAGGCCAGGTGATAGAGCTTGGCGATTGGCAATTTACCATTGTCGAAGCAGATGCCCGCACTATTCATCTGATTCGAGCTGTACGTAAATGA
- the tusA gene encoding sulfurtransferase TusA: protein MSEQPITPTIQLNTRGLRCPEPVMMLHQAIRKSKSGDVVEVFATDPSTSWDIPKFCMHLGHELLLQEESLDANNHKEYRYLIQKG, encoded by the coding sequence ATGTCTGAACAACCCATTACGCCCACTATTCAGTTAAATACACGTGGCTTGCGTTGCCCTGAGCCAGTCATGATGCTGCATCAGGCCATCCGCAAATCAAAATCGGGGGATGTGGTGGAAGTGTTTGCCACGGATCCTTCAACCTCTTGGGATATTCCCAAATTTTGTATGCATTTGGGCCATGAGCTGCTGTTACAGGAAGAAAGTCTGGATGCAAACAATCATAAGGAATACCGTTATCTAATCCAGAAAGGATAA
- a CDS encoding electron transfer flavoprotein-ubiquinone oxidoreductase, with protein sequence MEHIERESMEFDVVIVGAGPAGLAAAIRIRQLAIENNLTDLSVCVVEKGSEVGAHILSGAVLEPRALNELFPDWKEQGAPLNVPVTEDKTYFLMSDSTHKEAPHWMVPKTMHNDGNYVVSLGNVVRWLGQKAEELEVSIFPGFAAAEVLYHEDGTVKGIQTGDMGIGKDGQPTHNFAPGYELHAKYTLFAEGCRGHLGKRLIQKFNLDQEADPQHYGIGIKELWEIDPAKHKPGLVMHGAGWPLAETASSGGWWLYHAENNQVTLGMIVDLSYQNPHMFPFMEMQRWKTHPLIKQYLEGGKRISYGARAVVKGGFNSLPKLTFPGGCLIGDDAGFLNFAKIKGSHTAMKSGMLCAEAVFEAIAAGVEKGGDLGYARLTEGEDFFAKELTAYTEKFNNSWLKEELYNARNFGPAMHKFGQWGGGAFNFIDQNLFKVPFTLHDLVPDFSALKTVDAVSFKPDYPKADGKITFDRLSSVFISNTVHEENQPSHLKLTDASIPVNVNLPKWDEPAQRYCPAGVYEIVQEENGPRFQINSANCVHCKTCDIKDPSQNITWVTPEGGGGPNYPNM encoded by the coding sequence ATGGAACACATCGAACGTGAATCGATGGAGTTTGATGTCGTCATCGTTGGTGCCGGACCTGCTGGTCTTGCCGCCGCGATTCGCATCCGTCAATTAGCAATCGAAAACAACCTGACAGACCTCTCCGTCTGTGTGGTTGAAAAAGGCTCTGAAGTGGGTGCGCATATCCTCTCGGGTGCTGTGCTTGAACCCCGTGCACTGAATGAACTGTTCCCCGACTGGAAAGAACAGGGTGCACCCTTGAATGTGCCAGTGACTGAAGATAAAACCTATTTCCTCATGTCGGACAGTACGCACAAGGAAGCACCACACTGGATGGTGCCAAAAACCATGCACAATGACGGCAACTATGTGGTGTCGTTGGGCAATGTAGTGCGCTGGTTAGGCCAGAAAGCCGAAGAACTGGAAGTGTCGATCTTCCCGGGCTTTGCTGCTGCGGAAGTGCTCTATCATGAAGATGGTACGGTCAAAGGCATCCAAACCGGTGACATGGGTATTGGTAAAGATGGTCAACCGACGCATAACTTTGCGCCAGGTTATGAATTGCATGCCAAATACACGCTGTTTGCTGAAGGCTGCCGTGGTCATCTCGGTAAGCGTTTAATCCAGAAATTCAATCTGGATCAAGAAGCGGATCCGCAGCATTACGGCATCGGCATTAAAGAGCTGTGGGAAATCGATCCGGCCAAGCATAAACCGGGTCTGGTGATGCATGGTGCAGGCTGGCCTTTGGCGGAAACTGCATCATCTGGCGGCTGGTGGTTATATCACGCTGAAAACAACCAGGTGACGCTGGGCATGATCGTGGATTTGTCGTATCAGAATCCGCACATGTTCCCGTTCATGGAAATGCAACGCTGGAAAACCCATCCATTGATCAAACAATATCTGGAAGGCGGTAAGCGTATTTCTTATGGTGCACGTGCGGTCGTCAAAGGTGGTTTTAACTCTTTACCTAAACTGACTTTCCCAGGCGGCTGTCTGATTGGTGATGACGCGGGCTTCCTGAACTTTGCCAAGATTAAGGGTTCTCATACCGCAATGAAATCCGGCATGTTATGTGCTGAAGCGGTGTTTGAAGCGATTGCAGCGGGTGTGGAAAAAGGCGGTGATCTCGGTTATGCGCGTTTGACTGAAGGGGAAGATTTCTTTGCCAAAGAACTCACCGCTTATACCGAAAAGTTTAACAACAGCTGGCTGAAAGAAGAGCTGTACAACGCACGTAACTTTGGCCCGGCGATGCACAAGTTCGGTCAATGGGGCGGCGGTGCGTTTAACTTTATTGACCAGAACCTGTTTAAAGTACCATTTACCCTGCATGACCTGGTACCGGATTTTAGTGCATTGAAAACCGTAGATGCGGTGAGCTTTAAACCAGACTATCCAAAAGCGGATGGCAAGATCACTTTCGACCGTCTGTCTTCGGTGTTTATCTCAAACACGGTGCATGAAGAAAACCAGCCATCGCATCTCAAACTGACCGATGCCTCAATTCCGGTGAATGTGAACCTGCCAAAATGGGATGAACCGGCACAGCGTTACTGCCCTGCAGGCGTGTATGAGATTGTACAGGAAGAAAATGGTCCACGTTTCCAGATCAACTCGGCGAACTGCGTGCACTGCAAGACCTGTGACATCAAAGATCCTTCACAGAACATCACCTGGGTAACGCCGGAAGGTGGTGGTGGTCCAAACTATCCGAATATGTAA
- a CDS encoding DUF1285 domain-containing protein, which translates to MVKQANSNDAVKKEPLGDDKNLLDIAQYIKNVQQSHKHTIPPLDQWHPAHCGKMNLHIKANGEWWHEGQCIQRQAMVELFSSVLWKEEDKFYLKTPVEQIEIEVEDEPFLVNQIDQVEIEGKTYLQCRTAQQDVVIVDVEHPIFMRDYQGERRPYIHVRFGMNALIQRQAFYHLVSYGELIEDADGQTILQLQSGDLHLQLGT; encoded by the coding sequence ATGGTAAAGCAAGCTAATTCAAACGATGCGGTGAAAAAAGAGCCGCTGGGCGATGATAAAAATTTACTGGACATCGCACAATACATAAAAAATGTACAGCAAAGTCACAAACACACGATACCACCTCTTGACCAATGGCATCCTGCCCATTGTGGCAAGATGAATCTGCACATCAAGGCGAATGGGGAATGGTGGCACGAAGGGCAGTGCATCCAGCGTCAGGCCATGGTTGAACTGTTTTCCAGTGTGCTGTGGAAAGAAGAAGACAAGTTCTATCTAAAAACCCCGGTTGAGCAGATTGAGATTGAAGTCGAGGATGAACCGTTTCTGGTCAATCAAATTGATCAGGTTGAAATTGAAGGGAAAACCTATTTGCAATGCCGTACGGCACAGCAGGATGTAGTGATTGTAGATGTCGAGCATCCGATTTTTATGCGTGATTATCAAGGCGAACGACGTCCGTATATCCATGTCCGCTTTGGCATGAATGCCTTGATCCAGCGCCAAGCCTTTTATCATCTGGTGAGTTACGGCGAGCTGATTGAAGACGCCGATGGGCAGACCATTTTGCAGCTACAAAGTGGTGATTTGCACTTGCAATTAGGCACTTGA
- the murI gene encoding glutamate racemase, which yields MSAIQPVFLLQDPMPQATPDAPIGIFDSGIGGLSVTLEIARHLPNERIVYYADTAHVPYGPRQDEDIRQLTAQAVEWLYRQGCKVAVVACNTASAFSLDYLREYYGESFPIIGLVPALKPAVLQSKTKVVAVLATPATFRGKLIKDVIEKFALPAGVKVLPVTCLDLVPFVEKGLQMSPLCLNTLKEILQPVVDQGADFLVLGCTHYPFLKEAIQSIFAEQLSLIDSGQAVARQTARILIKHGLLSEQQLDNHIRIKCFVSGQNAEELRSILQHLLPEDLTWSIENIRVSHIL from the coding sequence ATGAGTGCCATCCAGCCTGTTTTTCTGTTGCAAGATCCAATGCCTCAAGCGACACCCGACGCGCCGATCGGTATTTTTGATTCTGGCATTGGCGGACTCTCGGTTACACTGGAAATCGCCCGGCATTTACCTAATGAGCGGATTGTCTATTATGCCGATACTGCACATGTGCCTTATGGTCCACGTCAGGATGAGGACATTCGCCAGTTGACAGCCCAAGCCGTGGAATGGTTGTACCGACAAGGGTGTAAAGTGGCAGTCGTGGCCTGTAATACGGCTTCGGCCTTTAGTCTGGATTATTTGCGCGAATATTATGGGGAAAGTTTCCCGATTATTGGGCTGGTTCCCGCGCTAAAACCAGCGGTATTACAAAGTAAAACTAAGGTGGTGGCTGTGTTGGCGACACCCGCCACATTTCGCGGTAAATTGATCAAAGATGTCATCGAGAAATTTGCCTTACCTGCAGGGGTCAAGGTGTTGCCTGTCACCTGTCTTGATCTGGTGCCTTTCGTGGAAAAAGGCCTGCAAATGAGTCCGCTCTGTTTAAATACACTGAAGGAAATTTTGCAACCGGTGGTAGACCAGGGGGCTGATTTTCTGGTGCTCGGCTGTACCCATTATCCTTTTCTTAAAGAGGCGATTCAGTCGATTTTTGCTGAACAGCTGAGCCTTATTGATTCAGGTCAGGCAGTTGCACGACAAACAGCGCGTATTCTGATCAAACATGGTTTATTATCTGAACAGCAACTGGATAATCACATTCGAATTAAATGTTTTGTTAGTGGGCAAAATGCCGAGGAATTGCGAAGTATTTTGCAGCATCTTCTGCCGGAAGATTTAACTTGGAGCATTGAAAATATTCGTGTTTCTCACATCTTGTGA
- a CDS encoding DUF4062 domain-containing protein translates to MLDKRYQVFISTSGSDMQPERMMLAQTLVGMGFFSWGLEQRTPLSTAFARRQIDDCDYVVILLGSQYGEQSVSGVGYMHLEYIYAVTKQKPIIVFMHEDPDSRDPALHDEKPELQAKFKEFRKLLQQEVDQVFTYRTLRDLELAVRYNMPQMLERYPVVGWVRPQNIQVLQDEIDRLKEQLQHLETEMGARDADPFLNLPKASMHEMFAFEYRMHAYQDGNFSELKAQRKLTWAQLLSVLGPTFKQPTPEEYFSKRMNEYLNQTGIDDARLEMPRAHAVARCQINIRALHNIKMQMRQNDWIVPTARDDRQRMLWQLTAKGQKLLDSNLLDNDRIFQFRSTY, encoded by the coding sequence ATGCTGGATAAGCGCTATCAGGTTTTTATCTCGACTTCGGGCAGTGACATGCAACCGGAGCGTATGATGTTGGCTCAAACTTTGGTGGGCATGGGTTTTTTTTCATGGGGATTGGAGCAGCGCACCCCGTTAAGCACGGCATTTGCCCGTCGCCAGATTGATGATTGTGATTATGTGGTGATTCTGCTCGGCAGCCAGTATGGTGAGCAGTCGGTTTCTGGCGTAGGTTATATGCATCTTGAATATATTTATGCAGTGACCAAACAGAAGCCGATTATTGTCTTTATGCACGAGGATCCCGATTCGCGTGATCCCGCATTGCATGATGAAAAGCCGGAATTACAGGCCAAATTCAAAGAGTTTCGCAAACTGCTACAGCAGGAAGTTGATCAGGTCTTTACCTACCGAACCTTGCGTGATCTGGAGTTGGCAGTACGCTATAACATGCCACAAATGCTGGAACGTTATCCGGTGGTGGGTTGGGTACGCCCACAAAATATTCAGGTGTTGCAGGATGAAATTGACCGTTTAAAAGAGCAACTACAGCACTTGGAAACTGAAATGGGTGCGCGTGATGCCGACCCGTTCCTGAACCTGCCAAAAGCCTCAATGCATGAAATGTTTGCGTTTGAATACCGCATGCACGCTTATCAGGATGGTAATTTTAGCGAGCTAAAAGCACAGCGCAAACTGACCTGGGCGCAGCTGTTGTCCGTTTTAGGCCCAACCTTTAAACAGCCCACGCCGGAAGAATATTTTTCCAAGCGTATGAATGAATATCTGAATCAAACCGGTATTGATGATGCCCGCCTGGAAATGCCGCGTGCGCATGCGGTTGCGCGTTGTCAGATCAATATTCGAGCGTTACATAACATCAAAATGCAGATGCGCCAGAATGACTGGATTGTACCAACGGCTCGTGATGACCGACAGCGCATGTTGTGGCAGCTAACGGCGAAAGGCCAAAAGCTGCTGGATAGTAATTTGCTAGATAACGATCGAATTTTTCAATTCAGGTCGACATATTAA
- the hemH gene encoding ferrochelatase: MFSAPKPKVTVILANLGTPDAATVPAVRRFLKQFLSDQRVIEIPKPIWQIILNLFILPFRPKRVAHAYAQVWSVDSPMREILFDQVEQVKTRLLQQYSELDLTIVPAMTYGNPGIGPLLQQLSQNPPDHIVLLPLFPQYSATSTAPLYDAFAKWILKQRNLPGLTFIRDYYQHPLFIQALAQSVHDYQAEHGKPEKLLMSFHGIPQPYADKGDPYADRCRVTAALVAQALNLQEHEWAISFQSRFGKQEWVKPYTDALLEQWGREGVQSVQVLSPAFSADCLETLEELAIQNAELFQEAGGGSYAYIPALNSQPQHIDLLTTLLQATLDSLQQTYIR; this comes from the coding sequence ATGTTTTCAGCACCTAAACCGAAAGTGACCGTGATTCTGGCCAACTTAGGTACGCCTGATGCAGCTACCGTCCCTGCGGTACGCCGATTCTTAAAACAGTTTTTGTCTGATCAGCGGGTGATTGAAATTCCCAAACCGATTTGGCAAATCATTTTAAATCTATTCATCCTGCCATTTCGTCCGAAACGTGTGGCGCATGCTTATGCACAGGTGTGGTCAGTTGATTCTCCTATGCGTGAAATTCTGTTTGATCAGGTCGAACAGGTCAAAACACGTTTACTGCAGCAGTATTCTGAGCTTGATCTCACGATTGTGCCCGCCATGACGTATGGCAATCCGGGGATTGGGCCTTTATTGCAGCAGCTCAGCCAGAATCCACCGGATCACATTGTGCTGTTGCCTTTATTTCCGCAGTATTCAGCTACCTCGACAGCACCGTTATATGATGCGTTTGCCAAATGGATTTTAAAGCAGCGTAATTTACCGGGGCTGACCTTTATCCGTGATTATTATCAGCATCCTTTATTTATTCAGGCATTGGCACAAAGCGTGCATGACTATCAAGCTGAACACGGTAAACCGGAAAAGCTGCTGATGTCGTTCCATGGCATTCCACAGCCTTATGCGGATAAGGGTGATCCTTATGCGGACCGGTGCCGCGTGACTGCTGCACTGGTCGCTCAAGCACTCAACTTGCAGGAACATGAATGGGCGATTAGTTTCCAGTCACGTTTTGGCAAGCAGGAGTGGGTCAAACCGTATACCGATGCCTTGTTGGAACAATGGGGACGTGAAGGCGTGCAATCGGTACAAGTATTGAGTCCGGCATTTTCAGCGGACTGTCTGGAAACGCTGGAAGAATTGGCGATCCAGAATGCCGAACTGTTCCAGGAAGCGGGTGGCGGCAGCTATGCTTATATTCCGGCATTGAACAGTCAGCCCCAACATATCGATTTATTGACGACATTACTGCAAGCGACTCTAGATAGCCTGCAACAAACTTATATCCGTTAA
- a CDS encoding MBL fold metallo-hydrolase: MLQVKIVPVTAFAQNCSILWDSESKEAILIDAGGEAGKLQQEVAGLGLTVKALWLTHGHLDHAGAVGELARVWQVPVIGPHEDDQFWLDQIQESSARYGFPIPEPVVVDQWLQGGEILKLGEHEFEVRHAPGHTPGHVMFYNAAHGLLWTGDVLFKGSIGRTDFPRGNFDQLMASIQRECFSLPDETQFISGHGPLSTIGYEKQFNPFVAGKAG, from the coding sequence ATGCTACAAGTCAAGATTGTACCCGTTACTGCTTTTGCGCAAAACTGTTCCATCCTGTGGGACAGTGAAAGCAAAGAAGCGATCCTGATTGATGCTGGTGGTGAAGCTGGAAAGCTACAGCAGGAAGTTGCTGGCTTGGGTCTAACGGTCAAAGCCTTGTGGCTCACGCACGGCCATCTTGATCATGCTGGTGCAGTGGGTGAGCTGGCGCGTGTCTGGCAGGTACCGGTCATCGGGCCACATGAAGACGACCAGTTCTGGCTGGATCAGATTCAGGAATCCTCAGCACGTTATGGTTTCCCCATTCCGGAGCCGGTCGTGGTGGATCAATGGCTGCAAGGCGGAGAAATCCTGAAACTGGGTGAGCATGAATTTGAAGTGCGTCATGCACCGGGTCATACGCCTGGGCATGTGATGTTTTATAATGCGGCACATGGCCTGCTCTGGACCGGAGATGTGCTGTTTAAAGGCTCGATTGGCCGTACGGATTTTCCACGCGGGAATTTTGACCAACTGATGGCATCCATCCAGCGTGAGTGTTTCAGTTTACCCGATGAAACCCAGTTTATTTCTGGTCATGGTCCACTCAGTACCATTGGCTATGAAAAACAGTTCAATCCTTTTGTCGCGGGAAAAGCCGGTTAA
- a CDS encoding DNA gyrase inhibitor YacG, translating into MPRTFPCPRCGQPSQWEDNPFRPFCSERCKLIDLGAWANEEYKLPTQDAPMASGDPSENE; encoded by the coding sequence ATGCCCCGTACCTTTCCCTGCCCGCGCTGTGGTCAACCGAGCCAATGGGAAGACAATCCTTTCCGCCCTTTCTGTTCGGAGCGCTGCAAACTGATCGATTTGGGTGCCTGGGCCAATGAAGAATATAAACTGCCGACTCAGGATGCTCCGATGGCCTCAGGCGATCCTTCAGAAAATGAATAA
- a CDS encoding DUF938 domain-containing protein: protein MIMPIRQFQAQRMQAPRDFQAISSQPICLEIGAGKGKHALQFTAQHPQQRLVAIERTREKFEAMQKQHQQEGQKNLQPVHADALPWVVHALYPQQVEQCFILYPNPEPHNPAQRWLNMPFFEFLLSRLQPKGQIILASNIPDYIAEAEQQLQQVWQLPYIKEVIPATSARTHFEIKYLERGELCQQLVISKPETYQTRFDDFMPLLGQSHAE, encoded by the coding sequence CTGATTATGCCGATTCGTCAATTTCAAGCTCAGCGTATGCAAGCCCCGCGTGATTTTCAAGCGATCTCGTCGCAACCGATTTGCCTGGAAATTGGTGCAGGCAAAGGCAAACATGCCCTACAGTTTACTGCACAGCATCCGCAGCAGCGTTTAGTGGCAATTGAACGAACCCGGGAAAAGTTTGAGGCGATGCAGAAACAGCATCAACAGGAAGGCCAAAAAAATCTGCAACCGGTTCATGCTGATGCTCTGCCATGGGTGGTGCATGCGCTTTATCCCCAGCAGGTTGAGCAGTGTTTTATTCTGTATCCGAATCCGGAACCGCATAATCCGGCGCAGCGCTGGCTGAATATGCCTTTTTTTGAATTTTTGTTATCGCGTTTGCAACCGAAGGGTCAGATTATCCTGGCCAGCAATATTCCTGATTACATTGCGGAAGCTGAACAGCAATTGCAGCAGGTCTGGCAATTGCCTTATATCAAGGAAGTGATCCCGGCAACTTCAGCACGTACCCATTTTGAAATCAAATATCTGGAACGCGGGGAATTGTGCCAGCAATTGGTGATTAGTAAACCTGAAACCTACCAGACTCGCTTTGATGACTTTATGCCGTTATTGGGTCAGTCTCATGCCGAATAA
- a CDS encoding TIGR03862 family flavoprotein, translating to MPNKRIAIVGAGPAGLMAAEVLSQYDYDIHVYEQKPSAARKFLMAGKTGLNISHAEDVAQFLQRYDHPDWLTPWIRRWDATWIRQWMTDLGVESYVGSSGRIFPVEMKAAPLLRAWLKRLTGQGVKFHYRHVCLGLEGQQLHFQDLKHADQPVQTERFDAIVLACGAVSWPQLGSNGAWQQWLKSEQIQPFQPSNAGVERPWSSFMQPVFGQPLKRVEAWVQSEQKTMGDIVITQYGLESGLIYKQGRALRQLQQQQQPMCLHLDLLPALSQAELAKKLVPSKKQSLSNVWRKAGLDTVKASLVRELVDKALWHDAERLAANIKDLVIEIEAFRPIEEAISCAGGVKQSALTPELQLKSHPGIFCCGEMLDWDAPTGGYLLTACFATGRAAGEGVHQVLSTGSASEC from the coding sequence ATGCCGAATAAGCGCATCGCGATTGTCGGGGCTGGACCTGCTGGATTGATGGCTGCGGAAGTCCTGAGCCAGTATGACTATGACATTCATGTCTATGAACAAAAACCTTCGGCAGCACGTAAATTCCTGATGGCCGGTAAAACCGGACTGAATATTTCCCATGCTGAAGACGTTGCACAGTTCTTGCAGCGTTATGACCATCCGGATTGGCTCACTCCTTGGATTCGCCGTTGGGATGCGACCTGGATTCGGCAATGGATGACAGATCTCGGGGTTGAATCGTATGTCGGTTCATCGGGCCGGATTTTTCCGGTTGAAATGAAAGCTGCTCCGCTGTTACGTGCCTGGTTAAAACGTCTTACGGGGCAAGGGGTTAAATTTCATTACCGTCATGTCTGTTTGGGCCTAGAAGGACAGCAGTTGCATTTTCAGGATCTGAAACATGCTGATCAACCGGTTCAGACCGAGCGTTTTGATGCGATTGTGCTGGCCTGTGGAGCAGTTTCTTGGCCGCAACTCGGCAGTAATGGCGCCTGGCAGCAATGGCTCAAGTCTGAACAGATACAGCCTTTCCAGCCGAGCAATGCCGGAGTGGAAAGACCTTGGTCCAGTTTTATGCAGCCAGTTTTTGGCCAGCCACTCAAACGGGTCGAGGCCTGGGTACAGTCTGAACAGAAAACCATGGGTGATATTGTGATTACCCAGTATGGTCTGGAAAGTGGTCTGATTTACAAACAGGGTCGTGCCTTACGTCAGTTGCAACAACAGCAACAGCCGATGTGTTTGCATCTGGATCTGTTACCGGCATTGAGCCAGGCTGAACTGGCAAAAAAACTGGTGCCCAGTAAAAAACAGTCTTTAAGTAATGTCTGGCGCAAAGCTGGTTTGGATACTGTGAAAGCCAGTTTAGTCCGTGAACTGGTGGATAAAGCCCTGTGGCATGATGCTGAACGACTGGCGGCAAATATCAAAGATTTGGTGATCGAAATTGAGGCCTTCCGCCCGATTGAAGAAGCGATCAGTTGTGCCGGTGGGGTAAAACAATCGGCTTTGACACCAGAATTACAATTAAAATCACATCCCGGCATTTTTTGTTGTGGTGAAATGCTGGATTGGGATGCTCCTACCGGGGGCTATTTACTCACAGCCTGCTTTGCCACGGGACGTGCAGCAGGCGAAGGCGTTCACCAGGTACTGTCAACTGGATCTGCTAGTGAATGTTGA